Proteins found in one Anopheles aquasalis chromosome 3, idAnoAquaMG_Q_19, whole genome shotgun sequence genomic segment:
- the LOC126575585 gene encoding MRG/MORF4L-binding protein produces MTTLVREKQDSESCEWTAEEEVQLFLALDGVRPVGVNRHFYMACISERLGKALQREVASEAIWAHLRSMYNLKALDEQEFVPFLNEQCDFDLPEAEFSVAIGRRKQEDTERLAVPSVASEPEVRKSESKSDTATVKVSVSKPTVQSKDGKEHEREEKEGKEREPGSSGKIKAKIFADSNGSDGGPKRSQKRTRGSLTNEPTSNTSSPASTPPNGPGTKRRRI; encoded by the exons atgacgacGTTGGTTCGCGAAAAGCAAGACTCGGAATCGTGCGAGTGGACAGCGGAGGAAGAGGTTCAGCTGTTCCTGGCGTTGGATGGCGTTAGGCCGGTCGGCGTTAATCGGCACTTCTACATGGCGTGCATTAGCGAGCGACTGGGCAAGGCTCTGCAGCGAGAGGTGGCCAGCGAAGCGATATGGGCCCATCTGCGGTCGATGTACAACCTGAAGGCACTGGACGAGCAGGAGTTCGTACCGTTCCTGAACGAGCAGTGTGATTTTGATCTTCCGGAAGCGGAGTTTAGTGTGGCTATCGGTCGCCGGAAGCAAGAGGACACCGAGAGGCTAGCCGTGCCGTCGGTGGCCAGCGAACCGGAGGTGAGGAAGTCCGAATCCAAGTCCGATACTGCGACGGTGAAGGTTTCTG TTTCAAAACCTACCGTACAGTCAAAGGATGGCAAGGAGCACGAGCGCGAGGAAAAGGAGGGCAAAGAGCGTGAACCGGGAAGTTCTGGGAAGATCAAAGCGAAAATCTTTGCCGATAGTAATGGTAGCGATGGAGGACCGAAACGGTCACAGAAACGTACCAGAGGCTCATTGACGAACGAACCTACCTCTAACACGAGCAGTCCGGCTAGCACTCCACCGAATGGTCCAGGCACCAAAAGGCGACGAATCTAA
- the LOC126574480 gene encoding nuclear pore complex protein Nup75: protein MPSNTNQPECPVKLVPNTLGKQLGLTVCWVKEHQFATLAFSNVKNQHATQRKQPAPGSGNRPPVVDIQHFDVDLVLDEPAIRTMVSDCGRVFYQLQQLRYGLVGRQTQTIDFVDQSLRYRTIVRQALDKLNRLLSELSQSEAQEDAPSYHTLKSYQDLVALFYSIECTWHLLEFLLLDSHSSTTVVAPLLEWIRHHYPTPALDAAELLSSGRQIDLPDNFWSVVKALILQGQTTIARALLRLHVAADTQSFSTVDQLLHSFPIYTVYGGLSVHKFRSQWNCWTGNVRTLLATGHFADEPNLEELLRLVTGDRQTWKQQLSGADGAWYEHFPGFLLYTDSTCKYYELPEHVNEWMGLFREAHSLSSSTGTSKNTLLDNLVLAVMENDLIKLLHQIQQLPDNGWFAVHLVDLLFHAGQLDLGRSRLPDEDAPGSEVAALPGDGTVDNGKLMRESLLYEFGTMLMTHRTLWLLGMDYLEFSNTLGLGAREVLLGRVPLRNEREALKVLAIARKNGYRGIATEVCKVQSRRYLARKRYGSALDWANESGDGGCISEVANIFLEYYCNHGELLCEETIANLGSEMFLSSRLMFLKKYHDFRKYYRDQAYASAAELLVSLMDSKIMPSYFWPCLMSDAIPLLEFKEPIIPSKETLIILEHLQLDLVPMLERRQQQRKSAETSSPAMQEPNGGASASEDVTDEMALVPKFASNLLNNCTEDLIKMLRLACARNLSRALIIENTITA, encoded by the exons ATGCCATCGAACACAAACCAACCGGAATGC CCGGTGAAACTGGTGCCAAACACGCTCGGCAAGCAGCTCGGACTTACTGTGTGCTGGGTTAAGGAACATCAGTTCGCTACCCTCGCCTTTAGTAACGTGAAAAACCAACA TGCAACGCAGCGGAagcaaccggcaccgggatccggcaaccgaccaccggtggtcgaCATACAGCACTTCGATGTGGATCTGGTGCTGGACGAGCCGGCGATTCGCACCATGGTCAGCGATTGTGGACGCGTCTTctaccagctgcagcagctccgcTATGGCTTGGTCGGTCGCCAGACGCAGACGATTGATTTCGTCGATCAATCGCTCCGCTATCGAACGATCGTACGGCAGGCACTGGACAAGCTGAACCGCCTGCTGAGTGAATTGAGTCAATCGGAAGCACAAGAAGATGCACCGTCGTATCATACCCTGAAGTCGTACCAGGATTTGGTCGCTCTGTTTTACAGCATCGAGTGTACCTGGCATCTGCTGGAGTTTCTGCTGCTAGACAGCCACAGCTCGACCACCGTCGTGGCACCGCTTCTGGAGTGGATACGCCACCATTACCCCACACCAGCGCTGGATGCTGCGGAACTGTTGAGCAGTGGGCGCCAGATCGATCTACCGGATAACTTTTGGTCCGTGGTGAAGGCACTCATCTTGCAGGGTCAAACGACGATTGCGAGGGCCTTGCTGCGACTGCACGTTGCTGCGGATACACAATCGTTCAGTACGGTCGATCAGCTGTTGCACTCCTTCCCGATCTACACCGTGTACGGTGGACTCTCGGTGCACAAGTTTCGTTCGCAGTGGAACTGTTGGACGGGCAACGTGCGCACCCTGCTCGCCACCGGTCACTTTGCCGATGAACCCAACCTGGAGGAGCTGCTACGGTTAGTGACTGGCGATCGGCAGAcctggaagcagcagctatcCGGGGCCGATGGTGCCTGGTACGAGCACTTCCCGGGCTTTCTACTCTACACTGATTCGACCTGCAAGTACTACGAGCTGCCGGAGCACGTCAATGAGTGGATGGGACTGTTCCGGGAGGCTCACTCACTTTCCTCCTCGACTGGAACCTCGAAAAACACGCTGCTTGACAATCTGGTTCTTGCCGTCATGGAGAACGATCTGATTAAGCTTCTGCACCAGATACAGCAGCTTCCGGACAATGGTTGGTTCGCCGTCCATCTGGTCGATCTGCTCTTCCATGCCGGCCAACTCGATCTTGGCCGATCGCGTCTACCCGATGAAGATGCGCCCGGTAGCGAGGTAGCAGCGTTGCCAGGGGACGGTACCGTGGATAACGGAAAGCTGATGCGCGAATCGCTGCTGTACGAGTTTGGTACGATGCTCATGACGCACCGTACGCTGTGGCTGCTCGGTATGGATTATCTAGAGTTTTCCAACACCCTCGGACTGGGGGCCCGCGAGGTACTGCTGGGACGTGTACCTCTGCGGAACGAACGGGAAGCCCTGAAGGTGCTTGCGATTGCACGCAAGAACGGCTACCGAGGCATTGCGACCGAGGTGTGCAAAGTGCAGAGCCGACGCTACCTTGCCCGGAAACGGTACGGATCGGCACTCGATTGGGCCAACGAGTCCGGCGATGGTGGGTGCATCAGCGAGGTGGCCAACATCTTCCTCGAGTATTACTGCAACCATGGGGAGCTGCTGTGTGAGGAGACGATCGCGAACCTGGGCTCGGAGATGTTTCTTTCGTCGCGGCTCATGTTTCTCAAAAAGTACCACGATTTCCGGAAGTACTATCGTGACCAAGCGTACGCCAGTGCGGCGGAACTGCTCGTCAGTCTGATGGACTCGAAGATTATGCCATCCTA CTTTTGGCCCTGTCTCATGTCCGATGCCATTCCACTGCTCGAGTTCAAGGAACCAATCATTCCGTCGAAGGAAACGCTCATCATACTCGAGCATCTGCAGCTGGATCTCGTTCCGATGCTGGAGCGCAGACAACAGCAGCGAAAATCGGCGGAAACCTCTTCACCGGCTATGCAGGAGCCGAATGGTGGAGCATCCGCATCGGAAGATGTTACCGATGAGATGGCACTCGTACCGAAGTTTGCCTCAAATCTGCTTAACAACTGCACGGAGGACCTAATTAAAATGTTGCGGCTCGCATGCGCCAGAAATCTCTCCCGTGCCCTAATTATCGAGAATACAATCACTGCCTAG
- the LOC126575633 gene encoding mucin-5AC-like: MSAPDNAKAPPSAPEQQQQQQQQRHQHQHLLHHPNAAAVPPTTVSASSSTVVAPGAASAVLAGSTTGAATVSGTVTAAAAATTTVTAPLTTTTTIEASGGGAPVATANGSNNSDTSGGHSTTDDASSSTKSTSPTGNSGPLPPLGTPAAAGATVGTQQAATVASATSAVKEANPTDVGSGSSSCTPTVVPVVSREGDRPTGTAVSSVTLTSGGGATGGTTSKAGPPVTAATVASTVGGGSNVVAVKSSSGGPGGIGGSGTTSASTAAGPPSSRSGGRSEVAEKQSLEQHCRMLEGELQAVKESETKLKQQYSESQRRERILTRRLLAKDQEVQDYVNQITELKAAQAPGPAALRSALLDPAVNILFQKLKAELQATKAKLEETQNELSAWKFTPDSNTGKRLMAKCRLLYQENEELGKMTSNGRLAKLESELALQKSYNEEVKKSQLELDDFLQELDEDVEGMQGTIVFLQQELKQTKDNRDELEKEVCQLRAYVANLASATSTSDDLSGTGGGTPTEESAMQEAAALLHGGKSNTTYHHPDGGGGRSGDIIGGSGGMGGGVTPIYLVNGGGGSAGNAANNANHGSNRLLVNKSSSVVGGDQDSVYNRTHCGGVSVYSSELRTTTATGLPAAATATAPPAASSSSSSSSATGSTTATSAAAASSEANRSPVNGAATVSDIAVATAGGGPPLLGATNSSGNSNSTSGDSNIATGGNSVHSGSNSGTSASIKLQQQQQQPPPPQQQSQRASSNTNTGRNGGRTVGARKRNYTDTESEHTEHHLSDASSSASAVGGRSGDAFEGSAGAVVPMVVDGVVESVANGKVLVLGTTTDGGGGSQVEQQDDTNSNKRMTRSGKGKVLVPSTPSSMAQQQQPGGPTHAVALGSNSAVSATNVHAASAAKKLRRGSLAIEEETIDTAPITESPATHLAVHPPQQQPQTVTSANGSN, translated from the exons ATGAGTGCCCCTGACAACGCGAAAGCGCCCCCGTCTGctccagaacaacaacaacaacaacaacaacaacgacatcagcaccagcatcttcTCCATCATCCGAATGCAGCGGCCgtgccaccgaccaccgtgTCTGCTTCGTCGTCGACAGTGGTTGCTccgggagcagcatcagcagtactAGCAGGATCAACAACAGGGGCAGCAACGGTCAGTGGAACggttacagcagcagcggctgctacGACCACCGTTACTGCGCCTttgacgacaacaacgaccaTCGAAGcaagcggtggcggtgcaccCGTCGCTACTGCCAACGGCAGCAATAACAGTGACACTAGTGGCGGCCACAGCACCACTGAtgacgcttcttcttctacaaaATCCACTTCGCCTACCGGCAATAGTGGTCCTCTGCCACCGCTTGGTACGCCAGCTGCGGCTGGTGCGACGGTGGGAACCCAGCaagctgctactgttgcttctGCCACTAGTGCGGTAAAAGAAGCCAATCCAACTGATGTCGGTTCTGGTAGCTCCTCCTGTACGCCAACCGTCGTGCCGGTGGTTTCGCGTGAAGGAGACAGGCCAACGGGCACTGCAGTGTCGTCAGTAACGCTgaccagtggtggtggggctACAGGTGGAACGACATCGAAGGCTGGTCCACCTGTAACagcggcaacggtggccagtACTGTGGGTGGCGGCAGTAATGTTGTCGCTGTAAAGAGTAGCagtggtggccccggtggtATTGGTGGTTCAGGGACAACGTCTGCCTCTACGGCAGCAGGACCTCCTTCCAGTCGTAGTGGTGGACGTAGTGAAGTTGCAGAAAAGCAATCGCTAGAACAGCACTGCCGGATGCTGGAAG GTGAGCTACAGGCGGTTAAGGAATCagaaacaaaactcaaacaacaGTATAGCGAGTCTCAGCGCCGGGAACGTATTCTCACTCGGAGGCTTCTGGCTAAGGATCAAGAAGTACAAGACTATGTC AACCAGATTACGGAACTTAAAGCTGCCCAAGCGCCGGGACCGGCGGCATTGCGATCGGCACTGCTTGATCCAGCGGTCAACATACTCTTTCAGAAGCTGAAAGCTGAGCTGCAGGCCACGAAGGCGAAGCTGGAGGAAACGCAAAATGAACTGTCCGCGTGGAAGTTTACGCCCGACTCGAACACGGGCAAGCGACTGATGGCCAAGTGTCGGTTGCTGTACCAGGAAAATGAGGAGCTTGGCAAGATGACCTCTAACGGACGGCTGGCGAAGCTGGAGAGTGAGCTCGCGCTGCAGAAAAGCTACAACGAGGAAGTGAAGAAATCACAGCTAG AATTGGACGACTTCCTTCAGGAGCTGGATGAGGACGTTGAAGGTATGCAGGGTACGATCGTGTTTctgcagcaggagctgaagCAAACCAAGGATAACCGGGacgagctggagaaggaaGTGTGTCAGCTGCGAGCCTACGTTGCCAATCTGGCCTCAGCGACTAGCACTAGTGACGATTTGTCGGGCACCGGAGGTGGAACACCGACGGAGGAGTCCGCAATGCAGGAAGCGGCCGCACTGCTGCACGGTGGCAAAAGCAACACCACCTACCATCAcccggacggtggtggtggtagaagtGGGGACATTatcggtggtagcggtggtatGGGCGGTGGCGTCACGCCCATCTATCTagtgaacggtggtggaggcagtgCCGGCAACGCCGCCAACAATGCCAACCACGGTAGCAACCGATTGCTGGTGAATAAGAGTTCaagtgttgttggtggtgatcaAGATTCGGTTTACAATCGGACGCACTGTGGTGGTGTCTCGGTCTATAGCAGTGAGTTACGAACTACAACAGCCACCGGTCTGCCCGCCGCTGCAACAGCGACAGCTCCACCAGCCgcctcctcctcatcttcatcgtcgtcagcaacGGGATCGACAACAGcgacgtcagcagcagcagcttcttccgaAGCGAATCGATCGCCTGTGAACGGTGCGGCTACTGTCAGTGACATCGCAGTAgccaccgccggtggtggaccGCCGTTGCTCGGTGCAACGAATAGTAGCGGAAATAGCAATAGTACTAGTGGCGACAGTAACATTGCCACCGGTGGTAACAGTGTGCATAGTGGTAGTAACAGTGGTACATCAGCATCCatcaagctgcagcagcaacaacagcagccgccgccgccacaaCAGCAATCGCAGCGCGCCTCGAGTAACACTAACACCGGTCGTAACGGTGGACGAACAGTAGGCGCTCGAAAGCGAAACtacaccgacaccgaaagCGAACATACGGAGCATCATCTCTCCGACGCCAGTAGTAGCGCtagtgctgttggtggtcgcAGTGGTGACGCTTTCGAGggcagtgccggtgccgtaGTGCCGATGGTAGTCGATGGTGTTGTGGAGAGTGTTGCAAATGGGAAGGTACTGGTACtgggaaccaccaccgatggcggtggtggctctCAGGTGGAACAGCAGGACGATACGAACAGCAATAAGCGCATGACACGGTCCGGCAAGGGAAAGGTGCTAGTTCCGTCCACGCCTTCCTCcatggcgcagcagcagcagccaggtgGTCCAACGCACGCGGTTGCGCTGGGATCGAACAGTGCCGTATCCGCGACCAACGTGCACGCCGCTAGTGCCGCGAAAAAATTACGCCGTGGATCGCTGGCCATAGAGGAGGAAACCATCGATACGGCTCCCATCACCGAATCCCCGGCCACACACCTTGCTGTACATCCacctcagcagcagcctcagACGGTAACGTCCGCCAATGGGTCGAACTAG
- the LOC126574735 gene encoding protein king tubby, protein MSANGANGGSGPAPPANMNHHTTVNNNNNNHANSRHQKLEQQRQLMEAYIRQKRATPGMVQASDLQLVRPMSAVNRNGREVHAYDGPMQFMMSPTNPDQIITTTPVIPVSGATGTTGPNISSKSHTTTTPTSPYSDSTLDKLTPSSQDSEDEESTPVDVLPLPSSTKGPHGGGGGGTAASLLYDRSGQADQLLSHSAPISPALNNNNNHHHRNSSSSGNVKGTEEPGSPPSGGGGGAPDTEGDVIGPIEQWVTQPAAQGVLYKCRITRDRKGMDRGLFPIYYLHLERDYGKKLFCLAGRKRKKSKTSNYIISCDPTDLSRQADGFVGKLRSNVFGTTFFVYDSGTKNDIDTTPRLDLAVVIYDTNILGFKGPRNMTVLLPGMTEDDQRVQISSVDGQQGLLDCWKSKNMDNVVELHNKTPIWNDETQSYVLNFHGRVTQASVKNFQLVHDSDPEYIVMQFGRTADDIFTMDFRYPLCAFQAFAIALSSFDGKLACE, encoded by the exons atgAGCGCCAACGGTGCGAACGGTGGTAGTGGTCCAGCGCCACCGGCCAACAtgaaccaccacaccaccgtgaacaacaataacaacaaccatGCCAACAGCCGACACCAGAAGCTAGAGCAGCAG CGCCAGCTAATGGAGGCCTACATACGCCAGAAACGTGCGACGCCCGGTATGGTGCAAGCAAGCGATCTCCAGCTCGTCCGGCCCATGTCGGCCGTCAATCGGAATGGTCGCGAGGTGCACGCGTACGATGGGCCGATGCAGTTCATGATGTCACCCACCAATCCGGATcagatcatcaccaccacaccggtCATACCGGTGTCGGGGGCCACTGGAACGACCGGGCCTAATATTAGCTCCAAATCCCACACGACGACAACACCAACATCCCCGTACAGTGATT CCACGTTGGACAAGCTAACACCGTCGTCACAGGacagcgaggacgaggagagcACCCCGGTCGATGTGTTACCACTGCCGTCCAGCACGAAAGGTccccatggtggtggtggtggtggtacggccGCGTCCTTACTTTACGATCGATCCGGTCAGGCCGACCAGCTGCTCTCCCACTCGGCACCGATTTCGCCCgcgctcaacaacaacaataatcaccatcaccgcaacagtagcagcagcgggaacGTAAAGGGCACGGAGGAACCCGGCTCGCCAccgagtggcggtggtggcggtgcgccCGACACCGAGGGTGATGTTATCGGGCCGATCGAACAGTGGGTCACGCAACCGGCCGCCCAGGGCGTGCTGTACAAGTGTCGAATAACACGCGACCGCAAGGGCATGGACCGGGGTCTGTTTCCCATCTACTATCTGCATCTCGAGCGTGACTACGGGAAGAAGCTGTTCTGTCTCGCCG GTCGCAAGCGGAAGAAGAGTAAAACCTCCAACTACATCATCAGCTGTGATCCGACGGACCTGTCGCGGCAGGCCGACGGTTTCGTGGGGAAGCTGCGCTCGAACGTATTCGGCACGACATTCTTCGTGTACGATAGTGGCACCAAAAACGATATCGACACGACACCCCGGCTCGATCTAGCTGTCGTGATCTAT GATACGAACATACTTGGCTTTAAGGGACCGCGAAACATGACAGTGCTCCTACCCGGCATGACGGAGGATGATCAGCGTGTGCAGATTAGCTCGGTCGATGGTCAACAGGGACTGCTGGACTGCTGGAAGTCGAAG AACATGGACAATGTCGTCGAGCTGCACAACAAGACGCCCATCTGGAACGATGAAACGCAATCGTACGTGCTGAACTTTCACGGTCGCGTCACGCAGGCCTCGGTGAAAAACTTCCAGCTCGTGCACGACTCCGATCCGGAGTACATCGTGATGCAGTTCGGGCGGACGGCTGACGACATCTTCACCATGGACTTCCGGTATCCGCTGTGCGCGTTCCAGGCGTTCGCCATTGCCCTCTCCAGCTTCGACGGTAAGCTTGCCTGCGAGTAG